Proteins encoded within one genomic window of uncultured Fusobacterium sp.:
- a CDS encoding antA/AntB antirepressor family protein — protein MQLIKVRKTKEGQQVVSARDLWKFLDVNYDFSTWIKRRIEKI, from the coding sequence ATGCAATTAATAAAAGTAAGAAAAACAAAAGAAGGACAACAAGTTGTTAGTGCAAGAGATTTATGGAAATTTTTAGATGTAAATTATGATTTTTCTACTTGGATAAAAAGAAGAATAGAAAAAATATGA
- a CDS encoding antA/AntB antirepressor family protein, translating to MVRLIPQNCGIKKGGDRKSIDYILSMDMAKELAMIENNSTGRAARRYFIQCEKRYRKLIDEKHSKEIQALQENDSSEFYLKKIKALEANYEEVQMLIKELYEDSEVLKSTMQKFNSRCTWLSLLAGQGKRLIKESQAEERRLKYIKVIG from the coding sequence ATGGTTCGTTTGATTCCTCAAAATTGTGGAATCAAAAAAGGTGGAGATAGAAAAAGTATTGATTATATTCTTTCTATGGATATGGCTAAAGAGTTAGCAATGATAGAAAATAATTCAACAGGAAGAGCTGCTAGAAGATATTTTATTCAATGTGAGAAAAGATATAGAAAGTTAATTGATGAAAAGCATTCGAAAGAGATTCAAGCACTTCAAGAAAATGATAGTTCAGAGTTTTATTTAAAGAAGATAAAAGCTTTAGAAGCTAACTATGAAGAGGTACAAATGCTTATAAAAGAGCTTTATGAAGACTCCGAAGTATTAAAGTCAACAATGCAGAAATTTAATTCAAGATGTACTTGGCTTAGTTTATTAGCTGGACAAGGGAAAAGACTTATAAAAGAAAGTCAAGCAGAAGAGAGAAGATTAAAATACATTAAAGTAATAGGATAA